A portion of the Trachemys scripta elegans isolate TJP31775 chromosome 11, CAS_Tse_1.0, whole genome shotgun sequence genome contains these proteins:
- the CXCR4 gene encoding C-X-C chemokine receptor type 4, with amino-acid sequence MAEADRTDSLDLYSGFTIEFPDNGTDELGSGHDYGDFEEPCFGHENANFNRIFLPVIYSIIFLTGIIGNGLVIVVMGYQKKLRSMTDKYRLHLSVADLLFVITLPFWSVDAAISWYFGNFLCKTVHVIYTVNLYSSVLILAFISLDRYLAIVHATNSQRPRKLLAEKVVYIGVWLPAMLLTVPDIIFASTTEVDGRYVCDRVYPHDNWLISFRFQHILVGFVLPGLIILTCYCIIISKLSHSKGHQKRKALKTTVILILAFFACWLPYYIGISTDTFILLGVIRHGCNFEMIVHKWISITEAIAFFHCCLNPILYAFLGAKFKTSAQNALTSVSRGSSLKILSKGKRGGHSSVSTESESSSFHSS; translated from the exons ATGGCGGAGGCGGACCGCACGGACAGCCTGGAT CTGTATTCTGGGTTCACCATTGAATTTCCTGATAATGGCACTGATGAGCTTGGTTCGGGCCATGACTATGGGGACTTCGAAGAGCCATGCTTTGGGCATGAAAATGCAAATTTCAACCGTATCTTTTTGCCAGTCATCTACTCCATCATCTTCCTGACCGGAATCATTGGCAACGGATTGGTTATCGTTGTCATGGGCTACCAGAAGAAATTAAGAAGCATGACCGACAAATATAGGTTGCACCTTTCAGTGGCTGACCTCCTGTTTGTCATCACTTTGCCATTCTGGTCTGTGGATGCAGCGATAAGCTGGTACTTTGGGAACTTTCTGTGCAAGACAGTCCATGTCATTTACACTGTCAACCTGTACAGCAGTGTCCTGATTTTGGCATTCATAAGTTTAGATCGTTACCTGGCAATAGTCCATGCTACCAATAGCCAGAGACCAAGAAAGCTGTTAGCTGAAAAGGTAGTGTACATAGGCGTATGGCTACCAGCCATGCTTTTGACAGTGCCTGATATAATCTTTGCCAGTACTACTGAAGTAGATGGAAGGTATGTATGTGATCGCGTCTATCCTCATGACAACTGGCTGATTTCATTCAGATTTCAGCATATTTTGGTAGGATTTGTGTTGCCTGGTCTAATAATCCTGACTTGCTACTGTATTATAATTTCTAAGCTGTCACACTCCAAGGGTCACCAGAAGCGCAAAGCATTGAAGACTACAGTCATTCTCATCCTTGCCTTTTTTGCCTGCTGGCTGCCTTACTACATTGGCATCAGCACAGACACCTTCATCCTGCTTGGAGTCATCAGGCATGGCTGCAACTTTGAGATGATAGTACACAAATGGATCTCTATTACAGAAGCCATAGCATTTTTCCACTGTTGCCTGAATCCGATTCTTTATGCCTTCTTGGGTGCCAAATTCAAAACATCAGCACAAAATGCCTTGACATCAGTTAGCAGAGGATCGAGCCTTAAGATCCTTTCCAAAGGCAAACGTGGCGGACATTCTTCTGTTTCTACAGAGTCAGAGTCTTCAAGTTTTCATTCCAGCTAA